AGCGTCGCCTTCCTCGCGCATCAGGCGTCCGATGTATTGCATCTGGCGCCGCAAAGCGCCGAACTTGGAGATGCCGCGGGCTTCCGCAATGGCGTCGCGCAGGCGCTCCGGCAGGTCGAGTTCGGCAAGCTTGTCTTCACCCACGGCCACCAGTTCCTCGCCCAGATCCTGCAGTGCCTGATCGTCTTGCTTGCGCTTTGTCCTGCTGGGCTGAACTTCTTCTTCCACTGGGTGAGACCTGGGGAGTCCTGAGTCGGCAAGCTGGTATCATAACCAAACATTTCCATCTGCGGCGTGCCGCCCGAGTTGTCCGGCAGCACGCCGCTTCAATTTTCAGGTTCAGAAGACATCGTGGCGAGCAGCGAATTCACCCATTCAGCCGATACCCTCAGACAGATTGCCCGCGCCGTGCTCGACTACGCGCGCGAGCGCGGCGCCAGCGCCGCCGAAACCGAGGCGAGCGAAGGCTTCGGCCAGAACGTCACGGTTCGCCGCGGCGAGGTCGAGACCATCGAGTACAACCGCGACAAGGGCGTGGGTGTCAGCGTCTACATCGGCAAGCAACGTGGCCACGCCAGCACATCGGACTTTTCCGCGCAGGCCTTGCGCGACACCGTCGATGCCGCATTGTCGATCGCGCGGCTGACGGCATCGGATCAGTTTGCCGGACTGGCGGATGCCGATCTGCTGGCGACACATACTCCCGAACTCGATCTCTATCATCCCTGGGCTATCGACGTGGAGCAGGCGATCGAGCTGGCGCGTTCCTGCGAGGACGCTGCGTTCGCCGCCGATTCGAAAGTCTCCAATTCCGAGGGTGCGTCGGTCTCGGTGCAGCAATCTCACTTCGCTTATGGCAATTCCAATGGTTTCCTGGAGGGGTATCCAAGCTCGCGCCACAGCATCGTCTGCGCGGTGATTGCCGGCAAGGACGACACCATGCAGCGCGACGACTGGTACACCATCGCCCGTTCGGCGACCGACCTGGATGCCGCAACCGAGGTGGGCACGCGTGCCGGCAAGCGCGCGGCGCGCCGGGTCGGCGCGCGCAAAGTGGCCACCGCGCGCGTGCCGGTGCTGTTCGAAGCGCCGGTCGCATCCGGCCTGCTCGGTCATTTCGTCGCCGCGGTCAGTGGCGGCAGTCTGTATAGAAAGTCCTCCTTTCTGCTCGACAGCCTCGGCAATCCGGTGTTTTCGCCGAATGTGCAGATCCATGATCGGCCGCACATTCTCAAGGGGCTCGCCAGCAGTCCGTTCGACGACGAAGGCGTGGCCACCCGCGCCCGCGACGTCGTGCAAAACGGCGTGCTG
Above is a genomic segment from Betaproteobacteria bacterium containing:
- the pmbA gene encoding metalloprotease PmbA; this translates as MVASSEFTHSADTLRQIARAVLDYARERGASAAETEASEGFGQNVTVRRGEVETIEYNRDKGVGVSVYIGKQRGHASTSDFSAQALRDTVDAALSIARLTASDQFAGLADADLLATHTPELDLYHPWAIDVEQAIELARSCEDAAFAADSKVSNSEGASVSVQQSHFAYGNSNGFLEGYPSSRHSIVCAVIAGKDDTMQRDDWYTIARSATDLDAATEVGTRAGKRAARRVGARKVATARVPVLFEAPVASGLLGHFVAAVSGGSLYRKSSFLLDSLGNPVFSPNVQIHDRPHILKGLASSPFDDEGVATRARDVVQNGVLQGYFLGSYSARKLGLRSTGNAGGNHNLSMDSTDGDLSALLKKMGTGLLVTDLLGQGVNMVTGDYSRGAAGFWIKNGEISHPVQEITVAGNLRDMFRNIVAIGSDVIVRGSRQCGSVLVEGMTVAGE